GGTGGATCTGGGCGAAGCGTTTGGCCATCTGGGGAACGATCATTTCATTTGTTATTTTCTTGGCTGGTATATTCATCGGAGGATTTACACAATTGGGATGGCCGAATTCAGTAGTTGGTTTGTTAATCGCCCCGATACTTTTTGCCATTTTGGTGTGGTGGACCCCGCTAGTCGCAATTATAGCGGTAATATACGAAATTACCCACTTAAGAATTAAGGGGGCAACGAATGTAGGAATCACTCAAGCAAAATGGTGGCTGAATTTCGTCTGCGGAGTTCTGCTTTGGCAAGTAATCATCTCATTGGCTTTTACTTTTATCCCCTACTGGAATGCGATTTCGCGTATCCCGGTGATGATCCTGCTTGCTCTTGGAATGGCTCTAATGAGTCTCCGGTGGGGAGGTATAACCTGGTATAGGTCAATCATCAAAACTTTGGTAGCGCTAATGTTTATTCTCCAAGTAACGGTGTGTTTCTTACCAGCAACTGCCACTGCTATACACTCGCTATTAGGGAAAACCGATAGCTTAATAGCAACATGGTTGACTACTGGAGCATGGATTGATAATTCTAATGATCGTGAAATTAAAAAAATGTCGGGGGGCCTTTGGATTGTCAGTTTCAAAAACGCTGACCCCATAGAGTTAGATATTCCTCTAAATTCACGATTCCTCATCTCCGCTTCGGAGGCTATAAATCTTCAGTGGCCAGTTATGGGCAACCCAGGCGAATTCTGTACGGTTCCTTTGAACACCGAAATCACTAACAAAATTTTTGCCAAAGTCACCCTGAAGGGTGAAGCAGGCAAAACAATCACAGTTAAACTGCTGTAAAGGAGGAAAGCAGTTTAACTTACGAGGGCTATGAACTTTTTTGTTCACCCTCGTTTTATTTTGCTTAAAATAGAAAAAATGGTATTATATTAATATAATATTTAATAAATGTCTATGAAAAAATTACTACTAATTTTCTTATTTATCGCCGTAAGCCTATTTATTGGAAATTTTGTTTTAGCTGGGTGTATTTGTAATGGTAATCCGACAAGTGACACCGAGACTGCTTGTGGAGACAGGCTAGCATCAGATTTCTGCATATGGAGAGAAACTGAATCTGGCGGCTCCGCCGGTCCCGTCTCCCTCCCCAACCCCCTTGGCGAGGGAAAAACCGACATCCCCACTCTACTCGGCAAAATCGTTTCTTCCGTCCTCGGCGTAGTCGGCTCTTTAGCCTTGGTTATGTTTATCTACGGCGGCATTACCTGGATGCTGTCGGCCGGCAACCAGGAGCAGGTGACCAAAGGCAAAAATATTCTAATCTGGGCGACCGTTGGCATTGTGATTATCTTTACTGCCTACGCGCTGGTTAGATTTGTTTTGACGACGGTAACTAGTTAATAAACTAATAGTTTACAATCTATAACATAAAACACGGTCTTGACCGTGTTTTATATTTTCAAAATTTATCAAAATCACCCCGGGGTTTGGGGTGACGAATAAGCGCCAAGGCGTGAGCATCAAAAGATAAATCAACGTGATAGCGCATTGAGGCACCCCAAAACTTCTTTGGTTACTTTCTTAGTTATAAGAAAGTAACCCCTAGCGGAGCGTCACGAACAGATTAATTTAGGAAAGGTAAGCTACAATGTTCAAACAAGTATCAAATAAATAGATAACACCACATTAATATAACTAACCCCTGGATCCCGGATCAAGCCCGGGATGACAAAACAAAAAAATTTATGAGATTAGCAGCGCTGCTCCGATCGCTCCAGCGTTAGCGCCTAGCTTGCCTTTTACTATTTTTACTACTTTCGCCTCCGGCGACTTAATATACTGCCTCATAATCTTTTTAGTGCGCGATAAAAACAAATCGCTAGATTCAACTACTCCCCCGCCTACGATTATTATTTCCGGATCTAAAAGATTTACCACATTAGCCAGGCTAATACCTAAATAATGACCGAACTCGTCATAAGATTTTTCCGCTAAAATATCCCCGTGGTAAGCTTCGTCGGCTAAAGCCGCCGGACTGTCTTGCATTAATTTGTGATAGGCTTCTTCTAATTTCATGCCTTCTTTAAAATCAACCGTCAGCCAGCCGGCTTCGGTAGCCGAACCGTGCGCTCCCCGATAAATTTCGCCATTACGCCACCAGGAGCCGCCAATACCTGTACCCACGGTTATGCCAAAAACATTAGTGTGCTTTTTACCGGCGCCAAATTTCATTTCCGCGCGTAAAAAACAATGCGCGTCATTATCTATCTTAATTTGCTCTATGCCCAGCTTAGCCGCTAAATTTTCCGGCAGCTTAAGGCCGTTGAGTAGCGGTAAATTCGGCGCTTCCACGATTTTATTTTCTTTATAATCAAGCATAGCGGCTATGCCCACTCCCAGGCCTTTAATAACGCCGCCGCCGGCCTTAGCTTTATCCATAAGCGGCTCAACCAAAGCCTTAAGCATAATCATAAAATGCTCCAAATCGTCTTTGGGCGTGGCTAAAACATAGTCGGCGATAACTTTTTCCCCATCAAACAAAACCGCGCTCATCTTTGTGCCGCCGATGTCTACGCCGATAGTATAATTTTTGATTGATTTAGTCATATATTTTAGTTGATGGGGCTAAATTTTATTAAATTTTTGAACGAGGACTGTCTGAGCTCGAGTACTCTCGGGCGAAGTTACGAGAGGAGAAAATTTAATAAATTTAGCCACATCTCTCATGCGATTTATAATTTAAATGGATTATTTATTAAATAATTTCCTAGCTTCCCTCCACATCTCCGGCCGACCCTCTCGCATCTCCCAATACCAAAATTCCACGCCCCAAAGATAAAATTCGCGAAAACCGGTCTGGCGCCCGAACTCTATCATCTGTTTAAATTTTTCCGGACTCATAGTTTTATCGCGGTCGGCTTGGGATAAATCTTGGTAAGCTTTCGGCCCCCAAGGCTCGGCTTGCATCTCTATTACTATCCAGCTCTTAGGCTTGGCGAATAAGCCGGCCATGTTCTTTTTAAATTTAAAAAAGGCTGGCGTAATCGGATAATGAATATAGCGTTTAAAAAAATTGGAGTAAGTGTTTAAATACATGGTCGTGCCGAAAATATCAGCGCGCTTAGCCGCGCCCACCCAGTAAGACAACTCACCTGAATCGGTAACAACAATCGGCCGGGCATCAAGGCTTCTGGCCAGCGAAATTTCCTGGTCTAAAAATTTGGCGTCAAATTTCGGGCAGTCGCCGAAATGGGATAAAAACGGCTCATTTTCTATCTGCCAGGCAATGATATTTTTATGGTCTTTATAGCGCTCAATTACCCGGGAAATATAATCCAAAGTTTTATTTTCTATTTGCGCCTTTAACCGCCCCTTTGTCCAATCCGGAAAATGGCATTCGGGCCAGCGGGGAAGCCTAGCGCCAACCGCTAAAATAATTTCCGCTTGCCGCGCGCCGGCTTGGCTTATTTGCCAATCAAGATCCTCCCAAAAATAATCGCCTTCTTGATTTTCAATTTCATCCCAATAGGCCGACAACCTTATCTTTTTTACCCCTAAGTCATCAAAAACTGATAAATAAATGTTTCTCCACTCAAGCCCTAAGCTTTCGGCGTGTTTTTTAGAAAAAGTCAGCCCGTACTCTAATTCATCTTTTTCATAAACACGGCCTTGGCTAAAAACAAAAACAAAAAATAAAACTAAAATTAAAACAATAAAAAATATTTTAACCAGACGAAAATTTTTCAACATAATTAAATTCTCTGGACTAAACGCGCTCGGCTAAGCTCCGGTAGTCGCTCCGACGATTTGATTTATGACGAAATTAGTCAGCGCGTAAGCCGATAAAATAATAATTAGGCCGATCACGCCGTTAATCAGCATTTTTTTAGCCTCGGAGACGTTTTCTTCGTTGCCTCCAGCCGTCATCCATTTAAAACCCGCATATAAAACTATGATAACGGCGATGATGCCGAGAAAGCCTAAAATAAATTTAATAATATCGGCCGCAACCTGGCGCGGATCGCGGTCAGCTGCCTCGCCCAAACCTGAATTATCTCTAGTATAAGTTTTTAAATCATTGCCTCCCCAATAATCATCTGAACTCACGGCTAAGGATTGCGAGGCTGGAGCCAAAACTAAAATGGCCAACGAGAAAATCATCGCCGCCGTAATGACTTTCTTAAAAAAAATTTGTTTCATAATTTTATTTACCCCGTTAAATCCGCCCTGCGGAAATTCGCTAAAAGCGAATTTATTTAACAGGGTGAATAAATTAATTTGTTAACTTAAAGTGCTCCGGGCATAAAAGCTACTGCCAAATCACCGGTGTATCGGTAGTCGCTCCGACTATATAGCTTATAATAAAAGTAGCTAAGGCATAAGCCGATAAAATAATAACTAAGCCGATCACCGCGTTAATCAGCATTTTTTTAGCCGTAGCGACGTTTTCTTCGTTGCCTCCGGCAGTCATCCATTTAAAGCCGGCGTATAAAATTATCACCACTGTTATTATTCCTAAAAACCCCAAAACAATTTTAATTATATCCACAATTGTCATTCTGATATCTCTAGGCGTGCTCCCGTCATAAGCTTGGCCAACCTGATTAAGCCCGCCGTCGTTAACCCTCTGCCACCAATCACCTTCAGCCTTGACTTGATTAATAGCGCTAAAATCGGCCGTAACCGGGGCTAGAGCTAAAAACATAGACAAAAATACAGCGCTTAGGCTATACTTAATAATTGATTTAAATTTTTTAGTCATAAACATATTATTTTGCTATAATTTAATTATAATAATCTTATTAATATTATATCTAAAATTAGTAAATCAAGCAAAGTTATGACCTTATCCGCCCAAGTCGCTTACAACACTATCATCCAAATAGCCGGCAAAGCCGTTTCTACCGCCCTGGGGCTAGCGGCCATTGCCGTTATGGCCAGATACTTGCGCGAGATCGGCTTTGGCCAATATACCACCATTATTACTTTTTTATCGTTTTTCGGCATTATAGCGGATTTTGGCTTAACTTTGGTAACCTCGCAAATGATCAGCCGGCCGGGCAATAACCAGGCCGCCTTATTAAATAACCTTTTTAGCCTGCGCTTGATTTCCGCCGTGTTCTTTTTGGGTTTGGCGCCTTTAATTGTTTTATTCTTCCCTTATGAGCCGATCATTAAATTAGGCGTGGCCGTAGCCGCGCTGTCGTTTTTTTTCACGGCCTTAAACCAAATTTTAGTGGGTTTTTTCCAAAAAAACCTGACTATGACCGTGGTGGCAATAGCCGAAGCGGTTAGCCGGGCGCTTTTGCTTATAGGCATTATTATAACCGCCTATTTGGATTTAGGCCTATTAGCCATTATGGTAGCGACGGTTGCCGCCAGCTTAGTAAGCTTTATTATGCATTATTGGTTTTCCCGCCGTTTTATTAAAATCGGCTGGCAAATCGACCTAACCGTCTGGCGCGAAATCATTAAAAAATCATGGCCGCTCGGGCTAACTATTTTTTTCAATCTAATTTATTTAAGAGCCGATATTTTTATCTTATCGCTCTTTAAAAGCCAGGCGGACGTCGGCATTTACGGCGCCACCTATAAAGTGATTGACGTTTTGACTACTTTACCTTTTATGTTCGCCGGCTTGATTTTGCCAATATTGACCTCCGAGTGGGCCGGCAAAAATTTCCCAAAATTCAACCAAGTCCTGCAAAAATCCTTTGACGCCATGGTTATGCTGGCTATTCCCCTGATTGTCGGCGCCCAGCTTACCGCCGATCCGCTGATGGTACTAATCGCCGGAGAAAATTTCGTCCAATCCGGCTATCTTTTAAAAATATTAATTTTAGCCATCGGCTTTATTTTTATCGGCTGCTTATTCGCTCACGCGGTTATCGCCCTAGACAAGCAAAAAAATATTATTGGCGCTTATATCTTTACCGCCCTGACCGCGCTCGCCGGCTACCTTATTTTTATCCCCCGCTTTTCCTATTACGGCGCCGCCTGGGTGACTGTTTACAGCGAACTTGCCATTGCCCTGTTTTCCCTCTATATTGTAATCAAACACAGCCAATTCAGGCCGAATCTAAGCATTATCCTTAAATCATCGGCCGCCTCGCTGATAATGGCTTTAAGCATTTATTTATTAATCGGCAAACTTAGCCTTATCTTAACGATTTTATCCGCCGGCGCGATTTATCTGTTTTGCCTCTACTTATTCAAAGGCTTTAGCTCTGTCATTCCGGCCTCCGAGCCGGAATCCAGTATTCACCCCCTTTAATAAAGGGGCTAGGGGAATTTTACTGTATTTATCAATGACAAAAAATTATTTATGACCAAAATTCTCCTGATTAATTCATCGGCTGAAAAAAATTTATTGCTGATTCGCGCCTGTAAAGAACTGGAGCAAAAAAACTTTTCCTTGGCTTTTCTGTCTTCAAAAAAACCCCTGCTCGGGCAATTTAAATTCCTGTTTTTATTAACCGGCTTTAGGCTTAAGCGAAAAGTTGACATAGTCGCCTGCCTTAATTTCAATGAGAAAATTGTTATTACCCCGTTGGCCCGCTTGTTTGGCTTAAAAGTTATATGGCTTGAAGGGCCGGAAGCAGACTACCGGCAATTTAATAAATTTTTATTGGCATTATATAAATTAAATTTCCGGCTGGCGAAAACCATTGCTTTTAATAATTATTCTAAACTAAAATTAAAAAATATCGGCTGCGATGAAAATAAAATAAGCCTGATAACTCCGGGCGCCAAGCTTTCTCCCTACCAAGAAAATATTTTTAATAAGCTGGCTAGCGCCGGCCGGGTGAATTTCCACCGCAAATATTTTACGGTCGGCCTCGTAACCGCTTTAAACCAAAAACAAAAAATTGAAACGATTTTCCAGGCCATAAAAACCAGCTTGCCGGTAATCCCCAATATCCAGCTGATTATAATCGGCGAGGGCGAAGAAAGGAAGAATCTCTCATGGCTCGCAAAAAAAATGGAAATTGATAATCTAGTCTGGCTGGTCGGCGAACAGGAACAGCTGAAAAAATGGCTTGACAGTTTTGATGTTTTTTTGGCTTTGGGAGAAAAATTATCGCTTGATGATTATGGCAATATTCTAGAAGCCATGGCCGCCGGCCTGCCGGTTCTAGCTCCGCGCAATATCGGTCTGGAAGACTTAATTATGGAAAATAATACCGGCGCGCTGATTGAATCCAATAACAGCGAGATGCTGGCGCGGCAAATTATTAAATTACATCAAGACAAGCGTTTACGCCTGTTTTTAGGCAAAAACGGCCGAGAACGCGCCAGCCGATCATTCACTTTGGAAATAATGGTTGAAAAATTAGCAGTCATATTAAAAAATTAACTATTTTTGTTCAGGCTAAATTTACTAAATTTTCGTGCGAGGACTGTTTGAGCGAGCGTTAGCGAGCGAGTTCCGCAGTAGAAAATTTTGTGAATTTAGCCTGAACTTTCATGTCATAAAATAGCATGAATCATATTCTTATGACCATAAAAATAACCGAAAAAAATTACGGCGAACGGCTGGATAAATTTTTAACCGGCTCCGGCCATTTAAAGCTTTCGCGAAACCAAATCCAAAAACTGATTGAGCAAGGCTTAATCAGCATAAACAGCTTAACCGTTTCCGCGCATTACCTGCTTAGGCCAAACGACATTATTAATGTGGCCAAAAATCTTTTTTTGGATAAAAAATCAATTGATAAAGAGAAATTAGCCGGCCTGCCGGATCATAAAATAAAAATTATCCATGAGACCGCTGAATTTTTAGTGATAAATAAGCCGGCCGGACTGGCCGTGCATGGGCTAAATAATTACACCCTGGCTGATTGGCTGATGGAAAAATATCCAAAAATAAAAAAAATAGGCGATGACCCGGAAAGGCCGGGCATAGTGCACCGCCTGGACAAAGACGTTAGTGGACTGATGGTCATAGCGAAAACCCAGGCCGCTTTTAACAGCCTTAAAAAACAATTTCAAAACCGGACAATAAAAAAACAATACACCGCTTTAGTTCATGGCAAAATAATAAAAGACAGCGCTATTATTAACTTTCCGATTAAACGCTCGCGCGAAGGCTATAAAATGGCGGCTCTACCGGCGACGGTCAAAGGCGAACCGACCGAGGCCGGACGGCTGGCGGAAACGGAGTTTATGGTTTTACAAAGATTGATAAATTACACGCTGTTAAAAATAAAAATTAAAACCGGCCGCACTCATCAAATCAGGGTCCATCTGGCCGCCTACGGCCACCCGATCGTCGGCGATGATACTTACAGCACGGCTAAAACCAGAGCGCAAAATAAAAAATTAAACTTAGGCCGGATTTTCTTAATCGCCGACCATTTATCTTTTAACGACCTTAAGAATAAGCGGCAAGATTATAAAATAAATCTGACCGAAGAATTAAAAAATCTTCTAAAAATTGTAAAATAATATGAAAAAAACAGGAAAAATATTTATTATTGCCGGTCCGACAGGAGGAGGAGAAAGTACTATCACCAATAAAATAATAAATCGCTACCCTTCTTTTAAAAGGTTGGTCACGGCCACTACCAGAAAGCCAAGAATTAAAGAAAAACATAAAATTGATTACTATTTTTTTAACAAACCAAAATTCAAAAAAGAAATAAAAAAAGGCAACATTATTGAACATACCTATATTAAAAACCGTAAGGCATATTATGGCAGTTATAAGCCGGATCTAGAAAAAAAATTAAATGAAGGCTATAACATTATTATTAATCCAGACGCAGTGGGGGCAAAATATTATAAAAAATATTATAATGCTGTCACAATTTTTATAAAACCCGATTCACTTGAAAGCATCAAAAAAAGGCTTATTGCCAGAGATCCTAAAATCAAACCAGTTGAATTAAAAAAACGAATGGAAAATGCTAGAAATGAAATAAAAAATGAATCACGTTTTTACGATTTTACTGTTATAAATGCGCAAGGAAAGCTTAACCTGGCTATAAAAGAAGTCATTAAAATCATAAAAAAGCTTAAAGGAAAAAGATTGACAAAATCGGTTTATTATTATAGTATAACTAAATCATTAAATATTAAGCATATTTAAAATAGAACCGTTAATGTTCTATTTTTAAATATAAAAAATATGGCAAAAGCAAAAGAAGCAGTCATGGCGAAAATAAACCCGGAAGATTTAAAGCCCGGGATGACGGTCAGAGTCTACCAAAAAATTAAAGAGCTTAATTCTAAAGGCGAGGAGAAAGAAAGGGTGCAGTATTATGAAGGCATAATCATCGCTAAAAAGCACGGTAAAGAAGCCGGCGGAACGATTACGGTTAGAAAAGTATCCGACGGCGTTGGCGTGGAAAAAATCTTTCCTCTTAACCTGCCGACCATCACTAAAATAGAAATTAAAAAGCAAAGCCGGGTAAGGCGGGCTAAATTATATTTTTTGCGCGATTACAATAAAAAGATTAAAGACGTAAAAATCGCTTAAACTCCGGCCGAGGTGGCGAAACTGGTACACGCACTACCTTGAGGTGGTAGCGGGGGCAACCCCTTGCAGGTTCAAGTCCTGTCCTCGGCACCCACGCCTCGCGGACAGTTAGCTCAATGGTAGAGCACTGCGTTTACATCGCAGGGGTTGCAGGTTCGAGCCCTGCACTGTCCACATGAAATTTCTCTCCGCGTCTCCAAAACAAACTTTTAGCTTTGCAAAAAACTTCTCTAAAAAATTAACCGGCGGCGCTACACTTGGGCTAATCGGCGATTTAGGGGCCGGCAAGACTGTTTTCACCAAAGGTTTGGCGGCTGGTTTAGGCATTAAAAAAAACATCACCAGCCCGACTTTTGTCTTGATGAAAGTTTACTCCGTTAAATCATTAAACATTAAATTTTTAGTTCATATTGACGCTTACCGAATTAAATCAGGCCGTGATTTAATAGCTATCGGCGCTGATGAATATTTTAACCGGCCGGACACGGTAACTATCATAGAATGGGCGGATAAAATAAAAAAAATCTTGCCTAAAAAGGCAAAATTGGTTAAAATAAGCTTCCTAAAAAATAATTTAAGAAAAATTATTTTTTAATTTACCTCCTGTCCAGCTTTTTCTTCATTTAAACTATTACAATATTTTTGGATATCGCTACAAACTCGATCTTCTCCAAAGTTAATATTATTGCTTTCGCCAGGATATTTTTTTTCCTCTTCATCCCGTATATTTTGTACAATTTTTAAAACTCTACCATAACTATCGGCGATGGTTGTTTTACCTCTTTTTTTCGCATACTCGGCAAAATCATTCAATTGCATCTCAATCTGGCTGATAATTAAAAATTTTACGTGATGTTGGGCTAGGCTTCTTTTTTTATTATCTACCCACAACTTAATTATTTCATTTAAATTCTTCATATCAACGCCGATAATTACTCTAGGAACATTTTTCATTTCTCCACGATAAGTATCGGTTAAAAGGTATTGAATAACCCCAATATTCCCTTTATCTATCCGTTTTTTTATACTGTCCATTTTATCAATAATGCCTTTGCCAAAAGTTATATCTACGCCTAAAGCTAAATGGGAGGTTGATGATGTCTCGGTTTGCTCAAACTCGATTATTTCATCTATGCCATTTTTTAAATCATCATACCAAGAGGCTTTTTGAGCGGTAGCATGCTCCCCCAGCCAGCCGTTCATATCAATTTGATCATGAATTATGGCTTCAAAAACTATGGCATATTTTTGCGCTTCTATTTGCTCGGGCGTATTATCAATTTTAAATTTTTGCTGTCTTTGCTCCACATAATCACCATGCTCTTTTATTATCCGACTTTTATATAAATCTCTAAATTCGTCCTGACTTATTCTTTCTTCGTTAAGTAATTCAACAGCTTTTTTATAAGCTATGTTCAAATTTATTTCATGTTCTTCGCTATCACTTCCTCTTTCTTGTTTATTAATTAATATAGCTTCGGGTGAAAAATTTTTATTCATATTTATGATTTTTAATAGATAACAACAATAAAATTACGCCAACCGTTATCATTATGTCAGCTAAATTAAACACGGTAAAATATTTTAAATCCAAATAATCAATTACAAAGCCATATTTAAGCCTGTCAAATAAATTACTGCTGGCGCCGGCGATAATTAGAGATAACGCCACGGCCTTAAAGATTTGCGCCTTTTTAAGGCAAGCCAAGCCGAATAATATTAAAATTACTATTATCAAGGCGATTAAAATCATCAGCGGCCAGCCGGCTAAAGGCAAGGAAAAAGCAATATAGTAATTATTTTTATAGCTAAATTTTAAAATTTCACCCAATAAATTAAATTCGCTCGCCTGATTGGCAAAAGAAAAAACCTTAAAAAATCTATCCAGTGCAATAAAAAAAATGACAGCCATGCTAATCGCTATCATTTTTTTAAAATCTTTAAGCATAAGTCTCGCGCTAAGCCATTTTTTGCAGCTTGGTCTTGCAAGCAATGCAAGTATTGGCCACCGGCCTGGCCATAAGCCTTTTTTCGCCGATTTCTTTTTTGCAATATTTGCAGATGCCGTAAGTTCCTTTGGCAATTCTCACCAAAGCATTATCAACGTCGCGCAGAGCGCTCTCTAAAACTTTTTCCGTGGCCAAATTAGTGGTGTATTCGTCAATTTCTTGAACGCTCTCATCGCTCTTGTCGCCATAATTAGGAAATTTAGCCTGGTGCTCGTCTTTGGTATGCTCGTCTTTTTTAGTAAAACTCTTTAGATCTTCGCCTAGCTGTTTTTTACTGGCCAATAATATTTTTTTTATTTTCTCTATAGCCTTTTTGTCCATATTTTTATAGTTATTGTAAAACTAAACTCAATAATCCGCTTTAAACTAAAAATTTATTCTTGATACCAAGAATAAATTAT
This genomic window from Patescibacteria group bacterium contains:
- a CDS encoding pilin, encoding MKKLLLIFLFIAVSLFIGNFVLAGCICNGNPTSDTETACGDRLASDFCIWRETESGGSAGPVSLPNPLGEGKTDIPTLLGKIVSSVLGVVGSLALVMFIYGGITWMLSAGNQEQVTKGKNILIWATVGIVIIFTAYALVRFVLTTVTS
- a CDS encoding ROK family protein → MTKSIKNYTIGVDIGGTKMSAVLFDGEKVIADYVLATPKDDLEHFMIMLKALVEPLMDKAKAGGGVIKGLGVGIAAMLDYKENKIVEAPNLPLLNGLKLPENLAAKLGIEQIKIDNDAHCFLRAEMKFGAGKKHTNVFGITVGTGIGGSWWRNGEIYRGAHGSATEAGWLTVDFKEGMKLEEAYHKLMQDSPAALADEAYHGDILAEKSYDEFGHYLGISLANVVNLLDPEIIIVGGGVVESSDLFLSRTKKIMRQYIKSPEAKVVKIVKGKLGANAGAIGAALLIS
- a CDS encoding beta-galactosidase — protein: MLKNFRLVKIFFIVLILVLFFVFVFSQGRVYEKDELEYGLTFSKKHAESLGLEWRNIYLSVFDDLGVKKIRLSAYWDEIENQEGDYFWEDLDWQISQAGARQAEIILAVGARLPRWPECHFPDWTKGRLKAQIENKTLDYISRVIERYKDHKNIIAWQIENEPFLSHFGDCPKFDAKFLDQEISLARSLDARPIVVTDSGELSYWVGAAKRADIFGTTMYLNTYSNFFKRYIHYPITPAFFKFKKNMAGLFAKPKSWIVIEMQAEPWGPKAYQDLSQADRDKTMSPEKFKQMIEFGRQTGFREFYLWGVEFWYWEMREGRPEMWREARKLFNK
- a CDS encoding pilin gives rise to the protein MKQIFFKKVITAAMIFSLAILVLAPASQSLAVSSDDYWGGNDLKTYTRDNSGLGEAADRDPRQVAADIIKFILGFLGIIAVIIVLYAGFKWMTAGGNEENVSEAKKMLINGVIGLIIILSAYALTNFVINQIVGATTGA
- a CDS encoding pilin; this translates as MTKKFKSIIKYSLSAVFLSMFLALAPVTADFSAINQVKAEGDWWQRVNDGGLNQVGQAYDGSTPRDIRMTIVDIIKIVLGFLGIITVVIILYAGFKWMTAGGNEENVATAKKMLINAVIGLVIILSAYALATFIISYIVGATTDTPVIWQ
- a CDS encoding flippase, which gives rise to MTLSAQVAYNTIIQIAGKAVSTALGLAAIAVMARYLREIGFGQYTTIITFLSFFGIIADFGLTLVTSQMISRPGNNQAALLNNLFSLRLISAVFFLGLAPLIVLFFPYEPIIKLGVAVAALSFFFTALNQILVGFFQKNLTMTVVAIAEAVSRALLLIGIIITAYLDLGLLAIMVATVAASLVSFIMHYWFSRRFIKIGWQIDLTVWREIIKKSWPLGLTIFFNLIYLRADIFILSLFKSQADVGIYGATYKVIDVLTTLPFMFAGLILPILTSEWAGKNFPKFNQVLQKSFDAMVMLAIPLIVGAQLTADPLMVLIAGENFVQSGYLLKILILAIGFIFIGCLFAHAVIALDKQKNIIGAYIFTALTALAGYLIFIPRFSYYGAAWVTVYSELAIALFSLYIVIKHSQFRPNLSIILKSSAASLIMALSIYLLIGKLSLILTILSAGAIYLFCLYLFKGFSSVIPASEPESSIHPL
- a CDS encoding glycosyltransferase; this translates as MTKILLINSSAEKNLLLIRACKELEQKNFSLAFLSSKKPLLGQFKFLFLLTGFRLKRKVDIVACLNFNEKIVITPLARLFGLKVIWLEGPEADYRQFNKFLLALYKLNFRLAKTIAFNNYSKLKLKNIGCDENKISLITPGAKLSPYQENIFNKLASAGRVNFHRKYFTVGLVTALNQKQKIETIFQAIKTSLPVIPNIQLIIIGEGEERKNLSWLAKKMEIDNLVWLVGEQEQLKKWLDSFDVFLALGEKLSLDDYGNILEAMAAGLPVLAPRNIGLEDLIMENNTGALIESNNSEMLARQIIKLHQDKRLRLFLGKNGRERASRSFTLEIMVEKLAVILKN
- a CDS encoding RluA family pseudouridine synthase encodes the protein MTIKITEKNYGERLDKFLTGSGHLKLSRNQIQKLIEQGLISINSLTVSAHYLLRPNDIINVAKNLFLDKKSIDKEKLAGLPDHKIKIIHETAEFLVINKPAGLAVHGLNNYTLADWLMEKYPKIKKIGDDPERPGIVHRLDKDVSGLMVIAKTQAAFNSLKKQFQNRTIKKQYTALVHGKIIKDSAIINFPIKRSREGYKMAALPATVKGEPTEAGRLAETEFMVLQRLINYTLLKIKIKTGRTHQIRVHLAAYGHPIVGDDTYSTAKTRAQNKKLNLGRIFLIADHLSFNDLKNKRQDYKINLTEELKNLLKIVK
- the rplS gene encoding 50S ribosomal protein L19: MAKAKEAVMAKINPEDLKPGMTVRVYQKIKELNSKGEEKERVQYYEGIIIAKKHGKEAGGTITVRKVSDGVGVEKIFPLNLPTITKIEIKKQSRVRRAKLYFLRDYNKKIKDVKIA
- the tsaE gene encoding tRNA (adenosine(37)-N6)-threonylcarbamoyltransferase complex ATPase subunit type 1 TsaE — translated: MKFLSASPKQTFSFAKNFSKKLTGGATLGLIGDLGAGKTVFTKGLAAGLGIKKNITSPTFVLMKVYSVKSLNIKFLVHIDAYRIKSGRDLIAIGADEYFNRPDTVTIIEWADKIKKILPKKAKLVKISFLKNNLRKIIF
- the lspA gene encoding signal peptidase II, which encodes MLKDFKKMIAISMAVIFFIALDRFFKVFSFANQASEFNLLGEILKFSYKNNYYIAFSLPLAGWPLMILIALIIVILILFGLACLKKAQIFKAVALSLIIAGASSNLFDRLKYGFVIDYLDLKYFTVFNLADIMITVGVILLLLSIKNHKYE
- a CDS encoding TraR/DksA family transcriptional regulator, with the translated sequence MDKKAIEKIKKILLASKKQLGEDLKSFTKKDEHTKDEHQAKFPNYGDKSDESVQEIDEYTTNLATEKVLESALRDVDNALVRIAKGTYGICKYCKKEIGEKRLMARPVANTCIACKTKLQKMA